Proteins encoded in a region of the Flavobacterium sp. MDT1-60 genome:
- a CDS encoding DUF2798 domain-containing protein — translation MKKKYFKYINTLFVVIPMTLIMAFVGLMRNYGFGEDWFLKFLKAWSVMLPVAYLAAFIIIPNARKLAERTTSKS, via the coding sequence ATGAAGAAAAAGTATTTTAAGTACATCAACACATTGTTTGTTGTGATTCCAATGACGTTAATTATGGCCTTTGTGGGATTAATGCGTAATTATGGTTTTGGTGAAGATTGGTTTTTAAAGTTTCTTAAGGCTTGGAGTGTTATGTTGCCTGTAGCATATTTAGCAGCCTTTATTATCATTCCGAATGCTAGAAAATTAGCAGAAAGAACAACCTCAAAATCATAA
- a CDS encoding Crp/Fnr family transcriptional regulator: MIEQLANYIKSIITVTDEELAIILSYFKPLKTEKNELLVVQGQMNQRSFFVGSGCLRIYFITENGQEATRYLAFENNFATALCSFISNEPSLEFIQALEPTELLYISSPDFYHLLEIIPAWEKFYRHYLENAYVTNTNRLMSFLTLDATERYKQLMDVNPKIIQRLPNRIVATYLNISQETLSRLKSKRY, translated from the coding sequence ATGATAGAGCAACTCGCTAATTACATCAAAAGCATTATAACTGTTACAGACGAAGAGTTAGCCATAATTCTTTCTTATTTTAAACCGTTAAAGACGGAGAAGAATGAGTTGCTAGTAGTTCAGGGGCAGATGAATCAAAGAAGCTTTTTTGTGGGTTCAGGTTGTTTGCGAATATATTTTATTACCGAAAATGGGCAGGAAGCAACGCGATATTTAGCATTTGAAAATAACTTTGCGACTGCGTTGTGTAGTTTTATTTCAAATGAGCCATCGTTAGAATTTATTCAGGCATTAGAACCAACAGAATTACTTTATATTTCGAGCCCGGATTTTTATCATTTACTTGAAATTATTCCGGCATGGGAAAAATTCTATCGACATTATTTAGAAAACGCCTATGTAACTAATACCAATAGGCTTATGTCTTTCTTAACTCTTGATGCAACAGAAAGATACAAACAGTTGATGGATGTAAATCCGAAGATTATTCAGCGTTTACCAAACAGAATAGTAGCAACTTACCTGAATATTTCACAAGAAACATTGAGTAGATTAAAATCTAAACGCTACTAA